From one Eucalyptus grandis isolate ANBG69807.140 chromosome 9, ASM1654582v1, whole genome shotgun sequence genomic stretch:
- the LOC120288464 gene encoding pentatricopeptide repeat-containing protein At3g50420-like — protein MEVDQTGNAGELRPVAEHLAGRGDQAGDEETLLKLGSFGDLESAGNVFRCIVDKDDVMWNSMIFGSLKNHRIGDALRIFSEMLASGVSATQFTYSIVLNACAKLEHHAYVGSLMAKQSSLAPPLICLWRMPCLTSAIFATGTFLVNDCGKALHGQVIKAGFESSFYVRTMLISVYFTNGENGSQTRRDDTLLGGKTGYDVDMAVYGSLVDICLVNEGKNLWNCMRSFNLRPGPKHYSCMVSLLSQAGLLEEAEEMINKAPFYDDHFELWRTLLSSSINYQNLRMGIRATEHVLSLDVEDTTTHILLFNLYAAAGKWDVVAETR, from the exons ATGGAGGTCGATCAGACTGGAAACGCGGGAGAGCTAAGACCCGTCGCCGAACATTTGGCCGGCCGCGGCGACCAGGCGGGGGATGAAGAGACCCTCTTGAAGCTGGGAAG TTTCGGGGATCTGGAATCTGCAGGGAATGTCTTTCGGTGTATAGTTGATAAAGATGATGTCATGTGGAATTCGATGATTTTTGGGAGTTTGAAGAACCATAGAATCGGGGACGCTCTCCGCATATTCAGCGAGATGCTTGCATCTGGTGTTTCTGCAACTCAGTTCACGTATTCAATTGTCCTGAATGCTTGCGCAAAGTTAGAACATCATGCCTATGTTGGATCATTGATGGCCAAGCAATCGTCTCTGGCACCACCTTTGATCTGCCTATGGAGAATGCCCTGCTTGACAT CTGCCATTTTTGCAACAGGAACATTCTTAGTCAATGACTGTGGGAAGGCTCTTCATGGTCAAGTCATTAAAGCGGGATTTGAAAGTAGCTTCTATGTCAGAACTATGCTGATTTCCGTGTACTTTACAAATGGAGAAAATGG TTCTCAAACAAGGAGAGATGATACACTCCTTGGCGGTAAAACAGGATATGATGTCGACATGGCTGTCTACGGCAGTCTAGTTGACAT TTGCTTGGTGAATGAAGGGAAGAACTTATGGAATTGCATGAGAAGCTTTAACCTTAGGCCAGGCCCTAAGCATTACTCATGCATGGTCAGTTTGCTAAGCCAAGCAGGATTATTGGAAGAGGCAGAGGAAATGATTAACAAAGCACCATTCTATGATGACCATTTTGAATTGTGGAGAACCTTGCTTAGCTCGTCTATAAATTATCAGAATTTGCGCATGGGAATTCGTGCTACTGAGCACGTTCTAAGTTTGGATGTGGAAGACACTACAACTCACATCTTGCTCTTTAATCTTTACGCTGCTGCAGGGAAGTGGGATGTTGTTgcagaaacaagatga